A stretch of DNA from Spirosoma endbachense:
AAAAGGCGTTCACCCCGGTTATCATCGGTGTCGATCAGATGGCCCAGCCAGTGAAATGGCTTTTGAACCGGATCGTTTACGTCGCCAGACTTATCGACAAATGATTTTACGGTTTTCTTAAAATCAAACGCATGATCGAAAGGCTTTCCCTGGGCGAAAAGTGTCCAGTCGGCCAGCGAATCATATCGACTAACTATGTGGTATAAATACGTATGCGCTTCCCGGCCAATGTTAGGCAGCAAAATCGCATCAGATCCGGCTGATTGATCCGGACTTTTATCGTAAACAGTCAGGCGAATTCCGGCGGGCAGGTTGCGGAGCCAGTTAAGATTTTCCGTGTAATGAGCAACGACGAGTTCGAGCATAACGAACCTATAAGGTTTCCGAAAGCGTATAGGTTTCGTCAATCTGTAGCT
This window harbors:
- a CDS encoding DUF3431 domain-containing protein — protein: MLELVVAHYTENLNWLRNLPAGIRLTVYDKSPDQSAGSDAILLPNIGREAHTYLYHIVSRYDSLADWTLFAQGKPFDHAFDFKKTVKSFVDKSGDVNDPVQKPFHWLGHLIDTDDNRGERLFQPWSKNEDGRGLDLRGFHQALFDTAGPALYTFVLGAQFAIHRDAIRQQSLAFYERALAVSITFPDAAHCFERSWDRVFGLIGIDPDWLAGRQTVYLKPMKHQLPAKS